A stretch of the Arthrobacter sp. PAMC 25486 genome encodes the following:
- a CDS encoding aconitate hydratase yields the protein MTNVDSFGSKGVLNVGGTDYEIFRLNSVEGAKSLPFSLKVLLENLLRTEDGANITAEHVRALAGWDPSAEPNTEIQFTPARVIMQDFTGVPCIVDLATMREAVKDLGGDPSRVNPLAPAEMVIDHSVQIDVFGNSDAVERNMEIEYQRNGERYQFLRWGQSAFEDFKVVPPGMGIVHQVNIEYLARTVMTREVDGVLRAYPDTLVGTDSHTTMVNGLGVLGWGVGGIEAEAAMLGQPVSMLIPRVVGFKLTGSIPAGATATDVVLTITEQLRKHGVVGKFVEFYGEGVAGVPLANRATIGNMSPEFGSTAAMFPIDDVTVDYLRLTGRSEEQLALVEAYAKEQGLWHDPSVEIKFSEYLELDLSTVVPSISGPKRPQDRIELTNSKVQFRSDLNNYVAADANAQGNTVDESLEESFPASDAPSFTHADNHTHDTARTVVSAATGANGRQSNPIHVKNESGVEFELDHGAVSIASITSCTNTSNPSVMLAAAVLARNAVNKGLVSKPWVKTSVAPGSKVVTDYYEKSGLVPYLEKLGFFTVGYGCATCIGNSGPLDTEVSAAIAENDLSVTAVLSGNRNFEGRINPDVKMNYLASPPLVIAYALAGTMDFDFEADALGQDADGNDVFLQDIWPNPVEVQEVMDASIDREMFTNSYATIFDGDDRWKALETPEGNTFEWDPKSTYVRKPPYFEGMKAEADPVEDITGARVLLKLGDSVTTDHISPAGSFKSDTPAGQYLLANGVERKDFNSYGSRRGNHEVMIRGTFANIRIRNQILDNVEGGFTRDFSQAGGPQAYVYDASINYQAAGTPLVVLAGKEYGSGSSRDWAAKGTALLGVKAVVAESYERIHRSNLIGMGVLPLQYPAGQNAESLGLSGTETFSVEGVTELNNGTTPATLKVTAVAEDGTTVSFDAPLRIDTPGEADYYRNGGILQYVLRQITAS from the coding sequence ATGACTAATGTGGACAGTTTTGGTTCCAAAGGCGTACTTAATGTAGGCGGAACCGACTACGAGATTTTCCGACTGAACTCGGTAGAAGGCGCAAAGAGCCTTCCGTTCAGCCTCAAGGTATTGCTGGAGAACCTGCTTCGCACCGAAGATGGTGCGAACATTACGGCCGAGCACGTGCGTGCGTTGGCAGGTTGGGACCCGAGTGCGGAGCCCAACACGGAAATCCAGTTCACCCCGGCCCGCGTCATCATGCAGGACTTCACAGGAGTCCCCTGCATCGTTGACCTGGCCACCATGCGCGAGGCCGTCAAGGACCTCGGCGGAGACCCCAGCCGTGTGAACCCGCTGGCTCCGGCCGAAATGGTCATTGACCACTCGGTGCAGATTGACGTCTTCGGCAACTCAGATGCCGTTGAGCGGAACATGGAAATCGAATACCAGCGCAACGGGGAGCGTTACCAGTTCCTGCGCTGGGGCCAGAGCGCCTTCGAGGACTTCAAGGTTGTCCCCCCGGGCATGGGCATCGTGCACCAGGTCAACATTGAGTACCTGGCCCGCACCGTCATGACCCGCGAGGTCGACGGCGTACTGCGCGCCTACCCGGACACCCTGGTCGGCACCGACTCACACACCACCATGGTCAACGGCCTGGGCGTGCTGGGGTGGGGCGTTGGCGGCATCGAAGCCGAGGCAGCCATGCTGGGCCAGCCCGTCTCCATGCTGATCCCGCGCGTCGTCGGATTCAAGCTGACCGGGTCCATCCCGGCCGGTGCCACCGCGACCGACGTCGTGCTGACCATCACCGAGCAGCTGCGCAAGCACGGCGTTGTCGGCAAGTTCGTCGAGTTCTACGGCGAAGGCGTTGCCGGTGTGCCGCTGGCCAACCGCGCAACCATTGGCAACATGAGCCCGGAGTTCGGCTCCACGGCTGCCATGTTCCCGATCGACGACGTCACGGTTGACTACCTGCGCCTGACGGGCCGTTCCGAGGAACAGCTCGCGCTGGTCGAGGCCTACGCCAAGGAGCAGGGCCTCTGGCACGATCCTTCGGTGGAGATCAAGTTCTCCGAGTACCTCGAGCTGGACTTGTCCACGGTGGTTCCCTCCATCTCAGGACCCAAGCGCCCGCAGGACCGTATCGAACTGACCAACTCCAAGGTCCAGTTCCGCTCGGACCTGAACAACTACGTTGCCGCCGACGCAAACGCTCAAGGCAACACGGTGGACGAGTCCCTGGAAGAATCCTTCCCGGCCTCCGACGCACCGTCGTTCACGCACGCCGACAACCACACCCACGACACCGCGCGCACAGTGGTTTCCGCTGCCACCGGTGCCAACGGCCGCCAGTCAAACCCGATCCACGTCAAGAACGAATCAGGCGTTGAATTCGAGCTGGACCACGGTGCAGTCTCGATCGCCTCGATCACTTCGTGCACCAACACCTCCAACCCCTCGGTGATGCTCGCTGCGGCCGTTTTGGCCCGCAACGCCGTCAACAAGGGCCTGGTGTCCAAGCCGTGGGTCAAGACCTCCGTTGCCCCCGGCTCCAAGGTTGTCACCGACTACTACGAAAAGTCGGGCCTCGTGCCTTACCTGGAGAAGCTCGGCTTCTTCACCGTGGGCTACGGCTGCGCAACCTGCATCGGCAACTCCGGCCCCTTGGACACCGAAGTTTCGGCAGCCATTGCCGAGAACGACCTGTCCGTGACCGCAGTGCTCTCCGGAAACCGCAACTTCGAGGGTCGCATCAACCCGGACGTCAAGATGAACTACCTGGCCTCACCGCCGTTGGTCATCGCCTACGCCCTGGCCGGCACCATGGACTTCGACTTTGAGGCAGACGCCCTGGGGCAGGATGCCGACGGCAACGACGTCTTCCTGCAGGACATCTGGCCCAACCCGGTGGAGGTCCAGGAAGTCATGGACGCCTCGATTGACCGCGAGATGTTCACCAACTCCTACGCCACCATCTTTGATGGCGACGACCGCTGGAAGGCCCTGGAAACCCCCGAAGGCAACACCTTCGAATGGGATCCCAAGTCCACCTACGTCCGCAAGCCCCCATACTTTGAGGGCATGAAGGCCGAGGCCGACCCTGTGGAGGACATTACCGGTGCACGTGTGCTGTTGAAGCTCGGCGACTCCGTCACCACCGACCACATCAGCCCCGCTGGTTCCTTCAAGTCGGACACCCCCGCCGGACAGTACCTGCTGGCCAACGGTGTGGAGCGCAAGGACTTCAACTCCTACGGTTCACGCCGTGGCAACCATGAGGTCATGATTCGCGGCACCTTCGCGAACATCCGCATCCGCAACCAGATCCTGGACAACGTTGAAGGTGGCTTCACCCGCGACTTCAGCCAGGCCGGCGGCCCGCAGGCCTACGTCTACGACGCCTCCATCAACTACCAGGCAGCCGGCACCCCGCTGGTTGTCCTGGCCGGCAAGGAATACGGTTCAGGCTCATCACGTGACTGGGCTGCCAAGGGCACCGCACTGTTGGGTGTGAAGGCTGTTGTCGCCGAGAGCTACGAGCGCATCCACCGCTCCAACCTCATCGGCATGGGCGTCCTTCCCCTGCAGTACCCGGCTGGGCAGAACGCCGAGTCGCTGGGCCTGAGCGGCACCGAAACCTTCTCCGTGGAAGGTGTGACCGAACTGAACAACGGCACCACACCCGCCACCTTGAAGGTCACAGCAGTTGCTGAAGACGGCACCACCGTGAGCTTCGATGCGCCACTGCGCATCGACACCCCCGGTGAAGCCGACTACTACCGCAACGGCGGCATCCTGCAGTACGTGCTGCGTCAGATCACCGCAAGCTAG
- a CDS encoding IS1595 family transposase: MTRPDFPRSILEFQARFGDEPSCLEYLFACRWPEGFVCPRCQGRKGWPLSTRILWECAHCHCHCHCHRQTSLTAGTVLHKTHLPLQYWFWAAYLMTTSTPGISAVQLQRQLGLSRYESAWTMLHKPRRAMVSPERTMLTGEVEVDECEVGGVEKGRSGGRSRIAKAAHVVVAVEVRGQGSGRTRMQVIPDASGSTLYNFVHETVAPGAVVHTDGWGPYVLLAKNGYDHRPRSQRAAKRTGDTEPVMPRVHRAISDFKSWLRGTHRSVSNEHLQVYLDEFAFRYNRRRSPMPAFQSLLGLESHHDPMTFREIVAQGPGTTRRT; this comes from the coding sequence ATGACACGTCCAGACTTTCCTCGGTCGATTCTGGAGTTCCAGGCAAGGTTCGGTGACGAGCCGTCCTGCTTGGAATATTTGTTTGCCTGCCGATGGCCGGAAGGCTTCGTTTGCCCGCGATGCCAGGGGCGTAAGGGCTGGCCCCTTTCAACGCGGATTCTGTGGGAATGTGCTCACTGCCACTGCCACTGCCACTGCCACCGCCAAACGTCACTCACGGCCGGGACTGTGTTGCACAAGACCCATCTGCCGCTCCAATACTGGTTTTGGGCGGCTTACCTGATGACCACGAGTACCCCTGGAATCTCCGCGGTGCAGCTACAGCGCCAGCTCGGGCTCAGCCGCTACGAGAGTGCCTGGACGATGCTGCACAAGCCGCGCCGGGCCATGGTCAGTCCCGAACGCACCATGCTGACAGGAGAGGTCGAGGTTGATGAGTGCGAGGTCGGCGGCGTCGAAAAGGGCCGCAGCGGCGGACGCAGCCGGATAGCCAAAGCGGCCCATGTTGTTGTTGCTGTTGAGGTCCGAGGCCAAGGCTCCGGGCGCACTCGCATGCAAGTCATTCCGGATGCCTCAGGATCGACGTTGTACAACTTCGTCCATGAGACCGTGGCACCGGGAGCGGTGGTCCACACGGACGGATGGGGACCGTATGTCCTGCTCGCAAAGAACGGTTACGACCACCGGCCGCGTTCCCAAAGGGCGGCCAAGCGCACCGGCGACACGGAACCCGTCATGCCGCGTGTTCACAGGGCCATCAGCGACTTCAAATCCTGGCTGCGGGGCACCCACCGCTCCGTTAGCAATGAACACCTGCAGGTTTATCTGGACGAGTTCGCCTTCCGCTACAACCGCCGGCGTTCACCCATGCCAGCCTTCCAAAGCCTGCTCGGGCTCGAGTCACACCATGACCCAATGACCTTCCGGGAAATCGTGGCACAAGGGCCCGGCACCACCCGGAGAACCTGA